A genome region from Glycine max cultivar Williams 82 chromosome 5, Glycine_max_v4.0, whole genome shotgun sequence includes the following:
- the BRL2A gene encoding brassinosteroid receptor-like protein: MNEKGAKEGIITSHTINTELIDVASLTCVLFWLCTRLVFSMENNHVQFLPLLTVTLLLVITVLFPVTEGAAVSSIKTDAQALLMFKRMIQKDPSGVLSGWKLNRNPCSWYGVSCTLGRVTQLDISGSNDLAGTISLDPLSSLDMLSVLKMSLNSFSVNSTSLLNLPYSLTQLDLSFGGVTGPVPENLFSKCPNLVVVNLSYNNLTGPIPENFFQNSDKLQVLDLSYNNLSGPIFGLKMECISLLQLDLSGNRLSDSIPLSLSNCTSLKILNLANNMVSGDIPKAFGQLNKLQTLDLSHNQLNGWIPSEFGNACASLLELKLSFNNISGSIPPSFSSCSWLQLLDISNNNMSGQLPDAIFQNLGSLQELRLGNNAITGQFPSSLSSCKKLKIVDFSSNKIYGSIPRDLCPGAVSLEELRMPDNLITGEIPAELSKCSKLKTLDFSLNYLNGTIPDELGELENLEQLIAWFNSLEGSIPPKLGQCKNLKDLILNNNHLTGGIPIELFNCSNLEWISLTSNELSWEIPRKFGLLTRLAVLQLGNNSLTGEIPSELANCRSLVWLDLNSNKLTGEIPPRLGRQLGAKSLFGILSGNTLVFVRNVGNSCKGVGGLLEFSGIRPERLLQVPTLRTCDFARLYSGPVLSQFTKYQTLEYLDLSYNELRGKIPDEFGDMVALQVLELSHNQLSGEIPSSLGQLKNLGVFDASHNRLQGHIPDSFSNLSFLVQIDLSNNELTGQIPSRGQLSTLPASQYANNPGLCGVPLPDCKNDNSQTTTNPSDDVSKGDRKSATATWANSIVMGILISVASVCILIVWAIAMRARRKEAEEVKMLNSLQACHAATTWKIDKEKEPLSINVATFQRQLRKLKFSQLIEATNGFSAASLIGCGGFGEVFKATLKDGSSVAIKKLIRLSCQGDREFMAEMETLGKIKHRNLVPLLGYCKVGEERLLVYEYMEYGSLEEMLHGRIKTRDRRILTWEERKKIARGAAKGLCFLHHNCIPHIIHRDMKSSNVLLDNEMESRVSDFGMARLISALDTHLSVSTLAGTPGYVPPEYYQSFRCTVKGDVYSFGVVMLELLSGKRPTDKEDFGDTNLVGWAKIKVREGKQMEVIDNDLLLATQGTDEAEAKEVKEMIRYLEITLQCVDDLPSRRPNMLQVVAMLRELMPGSTDGSSNSA; the protein is encoded by the exons ATGAATGAGAAAGGCGCAAAAGAGGGCATCATCACCTCCCATACCATTAACACTGAGCTAATTGATGTTGCTTCATTG ACCTGTGTTCTGTTCTGGCTTTGTACAAGGCTTGTTTTCTCAATGGAGAACAACCATGTTCAGTTTTTGCCTCTTCTCACCGTGACACTTCTTCTTGTGATCACTGTTTTGTTTCCTGTGACTGAGGGTGCAGCAGTTTCCTCCATCAAGACTGATGCACAGGCTCTTCTCATGTTCAAAAGGATGATTCAGAAGGATCCAAGTGGAGTTTTGTCAGGGTGGAAGCTGAATAGGAATCCATGCAGCTGGTATGGAGTCTCTTGCACCCTTGGAAGAGTTACTCAGCTTGATATTAGTGGGAGTAATGACCTTGCTGGGACTATATCTCTTGACCCTTTGTCTTCTTTAGATATGTTATCTGTTCTGAAAATGTCATTGAATTCATTTTCTGTAAATTCTACCTCTTTGCTTAATCTCCCATATAGTTTGACACAGCTTGATCTATCCTTCGGTGGAGTCACAGGTCCTGTCCCTGAGAACCTGTTCTCCAAGTGTCCAAATCTTGTTGTTGTGAATCTTTCTTACAACAACTTGACAGGCCCTATTCCTGaaaatttctttcaaaattctGATAAACTGCAGGTCCTTGACCTCTCTTACAACAACCTGTCAGGGCCAATTTTTGGCCTGAAAATGGAGTGCATTTCCTTGTTGCAACTTGATCTATCTGGAAACCGTTTATCAGACTCAAttccactctctttgtcaaactgCACCAgccttaaaattttgaatttagccAACAATATGGTTTCTGGGGATATCCCCAAAGCTTTTGGTCAGCTAAACAAACTACAGACTTTGGATCTTTCACACAACCAACTCAATGGCTGGATCCCTTCTGAATTTGGAAATGCATGTGCTTCCCTTTTGGAGCTCAAACTTtctttcaacaacatctcaGGCTCAATCCCACCTAGTTTCTCTTCTTGCAGTTGGCTGCAACTTCTTGACATATCTAACAACAATATGTCAGGGCAGTTACCAGATGCAATCTTTCAGAACCTTGGATCATTACAGGAACTGAGGCTGGGAAATAATGCTATCACAGGTCAATTTCCATCTTCACTATCTTCCTGCAAAAAGTTGAAGATTGTGGATTTCAgctcaaataaaatttatggatCTATCCCCAGAGATTTATGTCCAGGAGCAGTCTCACTTGAGGAGCTGAGAATGCCAGACAATCTCATTACAGGAGAAATCCCAGCTGAACTGTCAAAGTGCTCAAAGCTGAAGACACTTGATTTTAGTCTGAACTATCTCAATGGTACAATTCCTGATGAGCTTGGAGAACTCGAAAATCTTGAGCAGCTAATAGCATGGTTCAATAGCTTGGAAGGAAGCATTCCACCAAAGTTGGGCCAGTGCAAGAATCTCAAGGATCTCATACTGAATAATAATCACCTCACAGGTGGAATTCCAATTGAGTTGTTCAATTGCAGCAATCTTGAATGGATATCACTGACAAGCAATGAACTCAGTTGGGAAATACCGCGCAAGTTTGGCCTCTTGACAAGGTTAGCAGTCCTGCAGCTTGGAAACAACAGCTTGACTGGGGAGATACCATCAGAGCTAGCAAATTGCAGAAGTTTGGTGTGGTTGGACTTGAACAGCAACAAGCTCACTGGAGAGATCCCTCCAAGACTTGGCAGGCAGCTAGGAGCAAAATCCTTGTTTGGGATCCTTTCAGGAAACACTTTGGTGTTTGTAAGAAATGTTGGAAACTCATGTAAAGGAGTTGGAGGTTTGCTAGAATTCTCTGGTATCCGACCTGAAAGACTCTTGCAGGTCCCAACATTGAGGACTTGTGACTTCGCAAGACTCTATTCTGGTCCTGTCCTCAGCCAGTTCACCAAGTACCAGACTCTGGAGTATCTTGATCTTTCCTATAACGAGCTTCGCGGAAAAATCCCAGATGAATTTGGAGATATGGTGGCTTTACAGGTTCTTGAATTATCTCACAATCAGCTATCTGGAGAAATCCCTTCATCACTTGGCCAGCTCAAAAATTTGGGTGtgtttgatgcatcacacaatAGACTGCAGGGTCATATCCCAGACTCATTCTCAAACCTCTCATTCTTAGTGCAAATTGATCTATCTAACAATGAGTTAACAGGGCAGATTCCATCTAGGGGACAACTGAGTACACTTCCAGCTTCCCAGTATGCGAACAATCCAGGACTTTGTGGTGTACCATTGCCTGATTGCAAGAATGACAACAGCCAAACCACAACAAATCCAAGTGATGATGTTAGCAAAGGAGACCGTAAATCAGCAACTGCAACATGGGCAAACAGCATTGTCATGGGAATTCTCATCTCTGTTGCTTCAGTGTGTATCTTAATTGTGTGGGCAATTGCAATGCGCGCAAGGAGGAAGGAAGCCGAGGAAGTCAAGATGCTCAATAGCTTACAAGCATGCCATGCTGCTACAACATGGAAAATTGACAAAGAGAAAGAGCCCCTTAGCATTAATGTGGCAACATTTCAGAGGCAGCTGAGGAAGCTCAAGTTCTCACAGTTGATTGAAGCAACTAATGGATTCTCAGCAGCGAGCCTCATTGGGTGTGGTGGTTTTGGTGAAGTGTTCAAGGCCACACTCAAAGACGGTTCAAGTGTCGCCATAAAGAAGCTCATTCGACTGAGCTGCCAGGGCGATCGAGAATTCATGGCAGAGATGGAAACCTTAGGGAAGATCAAGCACAGAAATCTTGTCCCTTTGTTGGGGTACTGCAAAGTAGGGGAAGAGAGGCTCCTTGTGTATGAGTACATGGAGTATGGAAGCCTAGAAGAGATGCTTCATGGGAGAATCAAGACGCGTGATCGACGAATTTTGACATGGGAAGAAAGGAAGAAGATTGCAAGAGGTGCTGCTAAAGGACTTTGTTTCCTGCACCACAATTGCATCCCTCACATCATACACAGAGACATGAAATCAAGCAACGTGCTACTTGACAATGAAATGGAGTCCAGGGTCTCAGATTTTGGCATGGCAAGATTAATAAGTGCCCTTGACACACATCTTAGTGTGAGCACGCTAGCAGGAACACCTGGATATGTTCCTCCAGAGTACTACCAAAGTTTCAGGTGCACTGTCAAGGGAGATGTCTATTCATTTGGAGTTGTGATGTTGGAACTGCTGAGCGGGAAACGCCCGACTGATAAGGAGGACTTTGGTGACACCAACTTGGTGGGGTGGGCGAAGATAAAGGTCCGCGAAGGGAAGCAAATGGAAGTAATTGACAATGACTTGCTTTTGGCCACTCAAGGAACTGATGAAGCAGAAGCCAAAGAAGTGAAGGAGATGATAAGATATTTAGAGATTACTTTGCAGTGTGTTGATGACTTGCCTTCAAGAAGGCCAAACATGTTGCAGGTAGTGGCTATGCTGAGAGAGCTTATGCCTGGATCAACTGATGGAAGCAGCAACAGTGCTTGA